A segment of the Agrobacterium tumefaciens genome:
GACGATCACCACAGCAATGCCCAGCACCGTGTACATCACATGGACCTGCACGCCGCAGGCAATACCGAATGCCGAAATCAGGCCGGTGCGCGAGCCGAAGGCATAGCTGTTTCGGGTGATCATCGCAAAATCGGGACCGGGACTGACGACCGCCAAAATGGTGATGGTGGCTACTGCAATCAGTTCATTCATTGGTTTGGAACTCCATTGGGAGGCTGCGGAACGATCGGATCGTTCCGCAGGCGGTCTCAGCGCTTGTTGAAGGTGATGACGAGGACGTCGCGATAGCCCTGCCGGGCTGGATCATCCGCAAGGATGGGCGTTACCCCATGCATCGTGCGTTCGTCGTTGACGATGGCTGCGTCGAGAGGATCAGCCAGGGTGTAGCGGGCAAGTTCCTGGCGATCCCTGTCGTAGATGCCGGTCTCGCCATTGAGGACGTTCACGCGGTTGACCAGCATCATGAAGACGAAGCTCACACCGTCCCGATGGATGCCTTCGGGAGTGGGCAATGCCTCTGCGCTGGTGGCGACGATCCGGAACTGATGAACTTCGATATGCCAATCGTTGAACGGTGCCAGGCCGCTGAACGTGGCGCGGCACAGTTCCAGCGCCGACATCAAGACCTTGCCCGACGCGATCGAGGGTTCGATGGGCGCGAAATGTCGGGCAATCCCGCCATTGAGGGTGTTATACGTGACGCTCTGGTAGTGAGGTTGCGGCGGCTCCAGCTGAACACTGGAAGCCGGCGTGGCGCTGTAAACGCCATGACGTCGAAACCGGTACGTCCCGCCATCCTTCATGAACTGGTCTTGCTCCAGGCGATTCCAGCTCTCCTGAAACTCTGTCCAGTCGTCCAGTGCGCTTGCATCCTCAGCAGAGAGCAGCGACCGGACAGTTTTGGACGGCAGTATGATGTAATCCTTTTTGGCGATGATTTCGCACAGATTGTTCGTGCGGTCGCTGCCAGTGGCCTGCTTCATTTGCGTTTGCGCAATTTCGGCTTCAGGCGTCGATTTCTCCATATAACACCTCAGTATTTAAGTTTTCATTGAGCTCTCGTGTTGTGCCGATTGAATTATTGAGTGCTTGTGCTGGAGAAAAAAGCGATTTATCTTGAGAGAAATCTGTCAGATTTCATCGTGTATATGAAACTTCCATCACTGGCTTCATTCCGCTTTTTCGAGGCGGCAGCGCAAACCGGCAGCTTCGTGAAAGCGGCCGAACAACTCCACGTGACGCACGGCGCGGTCAGCCGACAGGTGCGGCTGCTGGAGGAGGCGTTGGGCGTCGAGCTGTTCGAGCGGCGCAACCGGGCGATCTTCCTCAATGCGGCCGGGCGCTCGTTGCATACGACCACCTTCGCGGTGTTCGAGCAGCTCGAAGGCGCTGTATACCGTTTGCAGCAGTCGGCACGGGAAGAGGTGCTGGTCTTGTCCTGCGAGCCGACCATCGCCATGAAGTGGCTGATCCCGCGGCTGCCCGCGTTTCACAAGCAGAACCCCGACATCAACCTGCATCTGGTCGCCGCCGGTGGGCCGATCGATTTCGCACGGGAAGGTGTCGACCTGGCGCTACGCCGTGACGATTTCCATTGGGATCAGGACGTCCACGCCGAGAAGATCTGCGACGAGTGGGTGGGGCCGGTCAGCAAGGCGAAGAAGAGCCGCAAGGAGCAACTGGATGGCGTGCGCCTCCTGCACTCGGGGACTCGGCCAAAGGCGTGGCCGACCTGGCAGCGGCTGTCAGGGATTTCCACAAAGGGCAGCATTCGGGTGGATTACGAACACTTCTACCTGTGTATTCAGGCGGCGGTATCTGGTTTGGGGATGGCCATGGTTTCGTTCCTGATGGTGCAGGACGAACTGCAGAGCGGCCAGTTGCACGCCCCCTACGGCTTCATCCGGGATGGGTCCGGCTATTGCCTGCTGTCGCCTCAGCCACTCGACCAGGATGAAAAGTGCGCGCGTTTCAAGGCATGGCTGATGGCGGAGGCGGCTGCGAGCCTTTCTGCGATCGGGGCGTGAGCCGGCAGGACCGACCTTCCATGTCGCGCCGGTCTGTACTCCGGTTGGCGCTATATCGCCTGCCGGTGCCGGTTCTGCTCGAAGACGTGAATGGTGCTGGTCAGCATCGCGGTATGAGCGAACAGGTCCCGCGCCGAATCGGATGATTCTCCGACCAACTCCGCGTTCTGCATGGCGATACGTTCCAGATCGACCACCGCCTGGCTGATCTGGGCAACGCCCGTGCTCTGCTCCTGCGCACTGGTCATCAGCGTATTTTGATCCAGCCCGCCCGTTTGCGCTGTCACATCGCCCAGGAGTGAACGCAGGTTGCTTTGAGAGTCAAAGTCACCTTGACACGTTATCAACCGCATCGGAGGGTGTCTCGGTGTTCGTTCCCAGCTCGGTATCATGATCGGCAGATAGCAAATCCAACGCGGACAACAGCGCGTCGCCTTCGACGGGACCTGACAGGGCAAGTGTGCGGCCGCCCTGGTTGTCTCTCAGCTTCAGCGTCGGGGTGGCGGTGAAGCCTTCACGCCAACCTTCGCTGGTCTGTGCCTGGATGATCGCCTCGGTGCGTTTGCTATCCTGGCAGGTCTGGATTGCTGGCGTCAGCGCTGGGTATTGCGCGGTGTCCGGTATGCCGGCGCCATCGCTCCGGGTGTGTTGGTAGATCCAGGTAACCGCCTGCCAGAACGCGGTGTGGCCTTCGGCCTCTCCCGCGCATTCGGCCAGTCGAGCCTGTCTTGTTGCTGCTGGTTCGTGCATGGGAAGTGGCAAATGGTGCCATTGCAGGTTCGCCTCGGGGTGCCGATCCACCCATGCTTTGATTATTGGGTAGTAGCTCTTGCAGTATGGGCATTCCAGATCCGCATAAAGAATCAGCGTAAAACGTGCGTCAGCGCTGCCATATCGCCATGGCGGCCCCTCCTGAAAATGATGCGTGGCCGCGTTTTCCGCACTGACTTTTACCGGTGAACCGGATTCGTTCATCAGGTACCAGGCTCCCAGAAGCAACAAGGTGAGTGCCAAGGCAACCAAGGGGCCCAACTGACGACGAAGCGGAGAACGGAAGAAGAGAGAGGATGGCATGGCAGGCTCCCACCGTTTAGTTGAATGCGTCCAGCGGCAACGAGTCGATGCCGCGCGCCCGGTCGATCTTTTCCGCGACCTTGAAGGCGGCATCGAGTTCGCTGATGCCGAATTGCTGCATTAGCTGGTAGCGCTCAGCCTTCTCTTCCGGCTCGGTCATGGCAAGCGCCAGGTACAGGCTTGGCGGGACGGCGCGGAACAGCAGTTCCATCGACTTCGACAGGATTACGCCTTCGGTGAATTTCCCGGCCTCTTTCCTCGCCGACAGCATCAGGGCTTTCTGCGATGGATTGAGCTCGCGGAAGCGGGCGATCTTCTCCACTTCGTCGGGCGGCATGCTGAGGCACACCCACCATTCAATCATATTGAGCATGGGTTCCGCCGCTTTCGGCAGGTCGTCGAGGTTTTGCGTAGCGAGCCAGTACCAGGCCCCCAGCTTCCTCCACATTTTCGTGATTTTTACAACATAGGGTGCGAGCAGCGGGTTCTTGGTGATGATGTGGCCTTCATCTGTCACATTGATGATGGGACGGCCGAGAAACTGGTCGCGTTCGGCGATGTTGTTCACCGTGTTGATCAGGCTGATATAGGCGATGGAGAGCTGCGCGTTGTAGCCCTCCCGCGAGAAGGTCGCCAGATCAACGATGGTGATGTCCGCCTCCGGCCACGGTGTACCGGGCCTGTCGAACATTTCACCGTCGATCCCTTGGCAGAACATGTCCATCGCATCTGCCATTTCCAGCAGGCGCGTGCGGCGCGTTTCAGGCAAGGTGGGATCGCGGCCGCGTTCGCGCAGCGCATCGCGCACGTCGCGAGTCAACACGGTGCGCTTCTCCGACACGCAGCGTTGCGCGGCCTCAAGAATGCATTGACGGATGAGGCTGCGGTCGGCCCTTGTCATTCGGGCTTCCTCTTTATCCTCGCCGCCAGTGATCATCAGCCGGGCGGTGATTTCCAGTTCTCCCAGCACGTCACGCTGTTCGTCTCCCTCCGTCGCTTCCTCTTCGGCGCTCTCCTCGTCCAGCGCGTCGGCATCGAGTGTCTGCACCTGGCTCGGCGTATCGACCAGGCGCCAGGCATCGGCAAACGGTGCAAGGCTCACGCCGGCGCCGGGTGAGAGCTTGACGCGATGCACGGTGAGGCCCAGCCGCGCCGCAAAATCACCGAACAACCCGAAGCTGTTGCCTGCTTCCACGATGAACATCCGCGGGCGGTAAATCGCTGTGACCTGGTTGAGGATGTTGTTCAGGGTCGCGCTCTTGCCCGAGCCGGTGGGCCCGAACAGGAACAGGTGCGCATTCATCTGTCGATCGAGCCGGTTCAGCGGGTCGAACGTGACCGTACCACCGCCACGGTTGAAGAAGGTGATGCCCGGATGGCCGGTTCCCTGGCTGCGTCCCCAGACCGGCGCCAGATTGGCCGCATGCTGGGCAAACATTAGCTGGGTGTACCACTGCCGCTTGTCCTTGCCGGGGTCGTAGACGCAGGGAAGCCAGCGCAGGTAGCTGTTGAGCGGCGCAACTTCGTCTTCCTCGCGCACGGGCTGCAGGCCGGCATTGAGGAGGACATTGCCAAGCTGAAGGCCGCGCATATCGAGATCGGCGAGGTCGCGCCCGCGCAGGTAGAACGCCAGCGAAGCGCGATAGAGCTTGTGCGAACTGCCGATCAGCCCGCGCGCCTGCTGCACATCTTTGAGCGCTTGTTCCGATGCCAGGGTTTCGCCGACCGCTTTCTTCGCCAGATGGTTCAGATGGGCTTCGAGAATGTCCTGGGGGGTGATCACAAGGGTGAGGCACATGGTCGTGTCCTCGGGCATCTGGTCGAACAGGGCATTGATGGCGTCACCGCCTTTGCGGGTTTCGCCGGTCAGGTGGCCGGTTGCCGGCGGCGTGCGCAGGCGGTCGAGCACGATGGTGCGATGGGGCATGCCGTCGAAGAACCAGAGGCCGTTGTCAACATCGGATCTCGGCTGGCCGAAAAACAGCCGCTGCGCGAAATCGGTGCCGCTGGCAAGTTCCAGTTCGTCTTCTCCGGTCGCTTCCGGATAGGAAGCCAGACGATAGAACCGCT
Coding sequences within it:
- a CDS encoding LysR family transcriptional regulator is translated as MKLPSLASFRFFEAAAQTGSFVKAAEQLHVTHGAVSRQVRLLEEALGVELFERRNRAIFLNAAGRSLHTTTFAVFEQLEGAVYRLQQSAREEVLVLSCEPTIAMKWLIPRLPAFHKQNPDINLHLVAAGGPIDFAREGVDLALRRDDFHWDQDVHAEKICDEWVGPVSKAKKSRKEQLDGVRLLHSGTRPKAWPTWQRLSGISTKGSIRVDYEHFYLCIQAAVSGLGMAMVSFLMVQDELQSGQLHAPYGFIRDGSGYCLLSPQPLDQDEKCARFKAWLMAEAAASLSAIGA
- a CDS encoding conjugative transfer ATPase, with the translated sequence MDWPFFKRRASSPDTDSGSSPDAPPDAWERYLAQLRAHGIPEPGKRDARRRPATLADEEALYDVSPSFADLLPWVEYLPESRCMLLEDGASVAAFFELMPIGTEGRESSWLAQVRDALENAIQDSFDELDESPWVVQLYAQDDADWNRYLSTLENYLQPRARESEFTKFYLRFFGHHLRAVSRQGGLFEDRTVTRLPWRGQTRRVRLVVYRRVGNTPARRGQSPEQALNVVCERLAGGLANAGVQAHRLDAAAIHAWLLPWFNPGPSFLGPTDEDRERFYRLASYPEATGEDELELASGTDFAQRLFFGQPRSDVDNGLWFFDGMPHRTIVLDRLRTPPATGHLTGETRKGGDAINALFDQMPEDTTMCLTLVITPQDILEAHLNHLAKKAVGETLASEQALKDVQQARGLIGSSHKLYRASLAFYLRGRDLADLDMRGLQLGNVLLNAGLQPVREEDEVAPLNSYLRWLPCVYDPGKDKRQWYTQLMFAQHAANLAPVWGRSQGTGHPGITFFNRGGGTVTFDPLNRLDRQMNAHLFLFGPTGSGKSATLNNILNQVTAIYRPRMFIVEAGNSFGLFGDFAARLGLTVHRVKLSPGAGVSLAPFADAWRLVDTPSQVQTLDADALDEESAEEEATEGDEQRDVLGELEITARLMITGGEDKEEARMTRADRSLIRQCILEAAQRCVSEKRTVLTRDVRDALRERGRDPTLPETRRTRLLEMADAMDMFCQGIDGEMFDRPGTPWPEADITIVDLATFSREGYNAQLSIAYISLINTVNNIAERDQFLGRPIINVTDEGHIITKNPLLAPYVVKITKMWRKLGAWYWLATQNLDDLPKAAEPMLNMIEWWVCLSMPPDEVEKIARFRELNPSQKALMLSARKEAGKFTEGVILSKSMELLFRAVPPSLYLALAMTEPEEKAERYQLMQQFGISELDAAFKVAEKIDRARGIDSLPLDAFN
- a CDS encoding DsbA family protein; the protein is MPSSLFFRSPLRRQLGPLVALALTLLLLGAWYLMNESGSPVKVSAENAATHHFQEGPPWRYGSADARFTLILYADLECPYCKSYYPIIKAWVDRHPEANLQWHHLPLPMHEPAATRQARLAECAGEAEGHTAFWQAVTWIYQHTRSDGAGIPDTAQYPALTPAIQTCQDSKRTEAIIQAQTSEGWREGFTATPTLKLRDNQGGRTLALSGPVEGDALLSALDLLSADHDTELGTNTETPSDAVDNVSR
- the tdo gene encoding L-threonine 4-hydroxylase Tdo; the protein is MEKSTPEAEIAQTQMKQATGSDRTNNLCEIIAKKDYIILPSKTVRSLLSAEDASALDDWTEFQESWNRLEQDQFMKDGGTYRFRRHGVYSATPASSVQLEPPQPHYQSVTYNTLNGGIARHFAPIEPSIASGKVLMSALELCRATFSGLAPFNDWHIEVHQFRIVATSAEALPTPEGIHRDGVSFVFMMLVNRVNVLNGETGIYDRDRQELARYTLADPLDAAIVNDERTMHGVTPILADDPARQGYRDVLVITFNKR